A stretch of Cyanobacterium sp. HL-69 DNA encodes these proteins:
- the cydB gene encoding cytochrome d ubiquinol oxidase subunit II CydB, whose product MESLDYLLPLVWFAILALFLFMYVMLDGFDLGVGILSLTSSTEERRGILMTSLSNVWDANATWLILMGGSLFGAFPLAYATILSSLYIPIMIMVIGLVFRTVAFEFRENSEQKLFWNLAFGIGSLMATVGQGFALAGVIEGIHVDETGHFIGSTWDWFNWRSIIIALTLIQGYVLIGSCYLIMKTSDTLQETHYKTAKLASITTLLGAIAITTVTPIFSIFARNRLFEEPFIYIFSAIPIIGLGLVILLFISLNKKQERTPFILTILIFLLTFVGLALVVFPYIIPPSITIYQAAASPSSLVFMLIFIGFLIPIMLFYNVYNYFVFRGKVTAE is encoded by the coding sequence ATGGAATCATTAGATTATTTATTGCCCCTAGTGTGGTTTGCTATTTTGGCGTTATTTCTATTCATGTATGTGATGTTAGATGGCTTTGATTTAGGGGTGGGTATCCTTTCCCTGACTTCTTCTACGGAGGAAAGGAGGGGTATATTAATGACGAGTTTAAGTAACGTATGGGATGCTAATGCCACTTGGTTGATTTTGATGGGGGGTAGTTTATTTGGAGCTTTTCCCCTTGCCTATGCGACAATTTTAAGCTCTCTTTATATCCCGATTATGATTATGGTAATCGGGTTAGTTTTTCGCACGGTGGCGTTTGAATTTAGGGAAAATTCAGAGCAAAAGTTATTCTGGAATTTAGCTTTTGGTATTGGTAGTTTGATGGCGACAGTGGGCCAAGGTTTTGCCCTTGCAGGGGTAATTGAAGGGATTCATGTGGACGAAACGGGGCATTTTATTGGCTCAACTTGGGATTGGTTTAATTGGCGTAGTATTATAATTGCCTTAACTTTGATTCAGGGTTATGTTTTAATTGGCTCTTGTTATCTTATTATGAAAACTTCTGATACTCTACAAGAAACCCATTATAAAACCGCTAAACTTGCTTCTATTACTACGTTACTCGGTGCGATCGCCATTACCACAGTCACTCCCATTTTCTCTATTTTTGCACGAAATAGACTATTTGAAGAACCATTTATTTACATCTTTAGTGCTATCCCTATTATCGGATTAGGTTTAGTAATTCTCTTGTTTATCAGCCTGAATAAAAAACAGGAAAGAACACCTTTTATTCTCACTATTTTAATCTTTTTATTAACTTTTGTAGGTTTAGCATTAGTAGTGTTTCCCTATATTATCCCTCCAAGTATTACCATATATCAAGCAGCGGCTTCCCCTAGCTCATTGGTATTTATGCTAATATTTATCGGCTTTTTAATACCAATTATGTTGTTTTATAATGTTTATAATTACTTTGTTTTCCGTGGCAAAGTTACCGCAGAATAA
- the tpiA gene encoding triosephosphate isomerase TpiA encodes MRRIIIAGNWKMHKTQRESLEFLQGFLPHLEDTPEKREVVLCVPFTSLNFMSKNLHGSRVKLGAQNIHWAEEGAFTGEISGAMLTEIGLNYVIVGHSERRQYFGETDDTVNKRLLAAQSHGLTPILCVGESKAQRDAGETEQVIFDQLKKGLVDVDQDNLVIAYEPIWAIGTGDTCEATEANRVISLIRGQLTNKDVTIQYGGSVNPGNVDEIMAQSDIDGALVGGASLQADSFARLVNYQ; translated from the coding sequence GTGCGTAGAATTATTATTGCTGGTAACTGGAAAATGCACAAAACTCAGAGAGAATCTTTAGAGTTTTTACAAGGTTTTTTACCTCACTTAGAAGATACCCCCGAAAAAAGAGAGGTAGTTTTATGTGTACCTTTCACCAGTTTAAATTTTATGTCAAAAAATTTACATGGTAGCCGAGTTAAACTAGGGGCGCAAAATATCCACTGGGCAGAAGAAGGGGCTTTCACAGGGGAAATTTCCGGAGCTATGTTAACAGAAATTGGTCTAAATTACGTTATTGTAGGTCATAGTGAGCGTCGCCAATATTTTGGAGAAACTGATGACACTGTCAATAAAAGATTGTTGGCGGCACAAAGTCACGGTTTAACTCCCATTTTGTGTGTGGGTGAAAGTAAAGCCCAGAGAGATGCGGGGGAAACTGAGCAAGTAATTTTTGACCAACTTAAAAAAGGTTTGGTAGATGTTGATCAGGATAACTTAGTTATAGCATATGAACCCATATGGGCGATTGGTACTGGAGATACTTGCGAGGCAACGGAAGCCAATCGGGTTATCAGTTTGATTCGTGGGCAGTTAACCAATAAGGATGTCACTATTCAGTATGGTGGCTCCGTAAATCCTGGAAATGTTGATGAAATTATGGCACAATCTGACATTGATGGGGCTTTAGTAGGTGGCGCTAGTCTTCAGGCGGATAGTTTTGCAAGATTGGTAAATTATCAATAA